The genomic stretch GGACAtccatggggcagctgtgggtcacTCATGGGGTTTccatggggtggctgtgggtcACCCATGGGGTGGCCATGGGTCACTcatggggtggccatggggtggCCACAGGACATCCATgtggtggccatggggtggctgtgggtcACTCATGAAGTGGCCATGGGGTGGCCATGGGTCACTcatggggtggctgtgggtcatccatggggcagctgtgggtcacTCATGAGGTTGCCGTGCGGCGGCCGTGGGGTGGCCGTGGGTCACCcatggggtggccatggggtccctatgggttGTGGCCATGGGGTATCCATGGGGCACATATGGGGTATCCCTGGGGTGTCCGtggggcatccatggggcaTTCCAGAATCATCCATGGGGCATCTATGGGTATTCCATGGGGCATCCGTGGGGCATCCATGGGGTGTCCATGGGGCAGTCAAGAAGCATCCATGGGGCACAGAAGAAGCATCCATGGGGCAACCAAGAGGCATCCGTGGGGCGTCCATGGGGCATCTATGGGCTGTCCAAGAAGCATccatggggcagccatggggcagccaAGAAACATCCATGGGACACAGATGAAGGACCCATGGGGCACCCAAGGAGCAGCCatggggcatctatggggcGTCCAAGAAGCACCcatggggcatccatggggcaTCCGTGGGGCGTCCAAGGGGCATCTATGGGGTGTCCAAGAAGCATCCATGGGGCANNNNNNNNNNNNNNNNNNNNNNNNNNNNNNNNNNNNNNNNNNNNNNNNNNNNNNNNNNNNNNNNNNNNNNNNNNNNNNNNNNNNNNNNNNNNNNNNNNNNNNNNNNNNNNNNNNNNNNNNNNNNNNNNNNNNNNNNNNNNNNNNNNNNNNNNNNNNNNNNNNNNNNNNNNNNNNNNNNNNNNNNNNNNNNNNNNNNNNNNNNNNNNNNNNNNNNNNNNNNNNNNNNNNNNNNNNNNNNNNNNNNNNNNNNNNNNNNNATGGGGCATCTATGGGGTGTCCATTGAGCATCCATGGGGCATCTGTGGGGCGTCCATTGGGCATCCATCAAGCATCGATGCGGTGTCCATTGGGCATCcatggggcatccatggggtGTCCAAGAAGCATCcatggggcatccatggggcatctatggggcatCCATCAAGCATCCatggggcatctatggggcacggAAGAAGGACCCATGGCGCAACCAAGGAACATCCAAGGGGCATCCAAGGAGGAGCCAAGGAGCAGCCATGGGGCATCCAAGAAGCATCCATGGGGCATCTATGGGGTGTCCAAGAAGCAACCATGGGGCATCTATGGGGTGTCCATTGGGCATCCATGGGGCATCTATGGGGTGTCCATTGGGCATCCatggggcatctatggggcacggAAGAAGGACCCATGGGGCAACCAAGGAACATCCAAGGGGCATCCAAGGAGCAGCCATGGAGCAGCCATGGGGCAACCAAGGAGCAGCCatggggcatctatggggcacccAAGCAGCATCCGtggggcatctatggggcacctatggggcagccgtggggcgCCCCGCTCACACCGACGTGGTGCAGTGGCGGGTGACGGGCGAGGCGGGCAGCCCCTGCTTCTGGCTGCAGCGCTCCAAGGAGCTGGAAGAGCGCAGGGGCACGGCGCGCCGCCCGGGGGGCTGAGCCCCACGGCGCGCCCCACAGCAACACAGCAGGCGGCGGAACTCCCGGCGCATCTCCTTGCTGCGTAACGTGTAGATGATGGGGTTGGCGGCCGAGTTGAGCGTGGCGAAAGCGAAGAAGTAGTTGGCCCGGTAGAGGACGCGGCAGGAGCGCAGAGGGCACGAAGCGTCCAGCAGGAGGATGACGAAGGCGGGCAGCCAGCAGACGATGAAGGCTCCCAGGACGATGGTGACGGTTTTGAGAAGCGCCAAGGTCTGGGTGCCGGCGATGTCGGCGTGGCTGGAGCGGACGATGCAGTAGATGCGGCCGTAGAGGCCGCCGATGGCCAGGAGGATGAGGGTGAAGATGGTGACGACGAAGAGGACGTAGCGTTtggagtagaggggcaggacGGTGGAGCAGTCGCGCAGGTCGCTGATGCAGTTCCAGCCCATGATGGGGAGGCTGCCGACGGCGGCGGCCACCAGCCAGCAGGCTCCGATCAGCAGCACCATGCGGCAGCTCTTGCCGCCTCCGTACACCTTGAGGCGGGTGACGGCCACGTGGCGTTCGATGGCGATGGCCAAGAGGCTGAAAACCGAGGCGGCCAACGTGGCGAATGCCGTCCCCTCCCGGACGAACCATTGAACCGGGGTCAGGCGGAAAGTGGTGGCACCCGAGAGCAGAGTGTTGGCCATGAAGGCCGAGCCGGCCAGCAGGTCCGAAAAAGCCAGGTTGCCGATGAAGATGTACATGGCCGAGTGCAGCTTGGGGTTGCGGCAGACGG from Numida meleagris isolate 19003 breed g44 Domestic line unplaced genomic scaffold, NumMel1.0 unplaced_Scaffold561, whole genome shotgun sequence encodes the following:
- the S1PR2 gene encoding sphingosine 1-phosphate receptor 2, which encodes MGSIYKEYFNTAKIREHYNYTKEGPDASSAASHGAVSFLIVAVCCFIVLENLLVLVSVCRNPKLHSAMYIFIGNLAFSDLLAGSAFMANTLLSGATTFRLTPVQWFVREGTAFATLAASVFSLLAIAIERHVAVTRLKVYGGGKSCRMVLLIGACWLVAAAVGSLPIMGWNCISDLRDCSTVLPLYSKRYVLFVVTIFTLILLAIGGLYGRIYCIVRSSHADIAGTQTLALLKTVTIVLGAFIVCWLPAFVILLLDASCPLRSCRVLYRANYFFAFATLNSAANPIIYTLRSKEMRREFRRLLCCCGARRGAQPPGRRAVPLRSSSSLERCSQKQGLPASPVTRHCTTSV